In one Juglans regia cultivar Chandler chromosome 11, Walnut 2.0, whole genome shotgun sequence genomic region, the following are encoded:
- the LOC118349872 gene encoding uncharacterized protein LOC118349872: MQDMLDDIRAGTFNDAPQDSTPAANRPRETVDSPSFEQLLDDARRPLFDGCTKFSKLSFVVKLLHIKSIGGWSIKSFDMLLDLLRSAFPDALLPQSYEESRSLERGLGFKYHKIHACPNDCILFWKENTALNECPVCKASRWIPNTHGLAAVPQKVLRHFLLKPRLQRLFMSAKIAGDMRWHKEQQTEEDTCMRHPADSECWKKFDEDHGWFASDPRNVRLGLVKLACPSCNADTDSNWLKYGRKHCYMGHRRFLPPDHIWRRRKWLFNGREDHRRPPREFGPEEIQNQLQMIGDVEFGKSHRKKKRTAEELNWTKCSIFFVLPYWSTMRLRHNLDVMHIEKNIADNILFTLMNSPGKSKDNINSRRDLELLGYRKELHLIWHGDRMGSLPISRTVYLDVTAKSQG; this comes from the exons atgcaggatatgttggatgacatccgGGCAGGCACCTTCAATGATGCGCCCCAAGATAGCACTCCTGCGGCAAACAGGCCACGAGAGACGgtagattcaccatctttcgagCAACTACTAGATGATGCCCGACGTCCGTTATTTGATgggtgtacaaaattttcaaaactgtcaTTCGTCGTCAAGTTGTTACACATCAAATCAATCGGTGGGTGGTCAATTAAGTCATTTGACATGCTACTTGATTTGTTGAGGTCTGCCTTTCCTGATGCCCTATTGCCACAatcatatgaggagtcaaggtcGTTGGAGCGAGGTTTGGGcttcaaataccacaaaatccatgCGTGCCCCAACGACTGCAtcttattttggaaggaaaatacaGCTCTTAATGAATGCCCTGTATGTAAGGCTTCGAGGTGGATACCAAATACACACGGACTTGCCGCGGTacctcaaaaagtgttgcgTCACTTTCTTTTGAAACCGAGATTGCAGCGTCTCTTCATGTCTGCAAAGATAGCAGGTGATATGCGATGGCACAAAGAGCAACAGACGGAAGAAGATACTTGTATGAGACATCCGGCCGACTCTGAGtgctggaagaaatttgatgaagatcatGGCTGGTTCGCTTCAgatcctcgcaatgttaggctcgGGCTG GTAAAATTGGCTTGTCCGTCTTGCAATGCAGACACAGACTCTAATTGGTTGAAATATGGCCGAAAACATTGTTACATGGGACATCGTCGTTTCTTACCCCCAGATCACATATGGAGAAGGAGGAAATGGTTGTTCAACGGTAGAGAAGATCATCGCAGGCCACCAAGGGAATTTGGTCCTGAAgagattcaaaatcaattgCAGATGATTGGGGATGTTGAGTTTGGCAAATCTCATAGGAAGAAAAAACGCACTGCTGAAGAGCTGAACTGGACAAAGTGTAGCATATTCTTCGtgttaccttattggtcaacaATGCGACTTCGgcataatttagatgttatgcatattgagaagaatattgccGACAACATCTTATTCACTTTAATGAACAGTCCAGGGAAAAGTAAGGATAACATCAATTCAAGGCGTGACTTAGAGCTTTTGGGctatagaaaagaattacacttgataTGGCATGGTGATCGT atgggttcgcttccAATATCTCGAACTGTGTATCTCGACGTGACTGCAAAATCTCAGGGTTGA